Proteins from a genomic interval of Drosophila melanogaster chromosome 2R:
- the gus gene encoding gustavus, isoform M, translating into MGQKISGGVKTVSRNDSQSTFKPIIPRELQADFVKPARIDILLDMPPASRDLQLKHSWNSEDRSLNIFVKEDDKLTFHRHPVAQSTDCIRGKVGLTKGLHIWEIYWPTRQRGTHAVVGVCTADAPLHSVGYQSLVGSTEQSWGWDLGRNKLYHDSKNCAGVTYPAILKNDEAFLVPDKFLVALDMDEGTLSFIVDQQYLGIAFRGLRGKKLYPIVSAVWGHCEITMRYIGGLDPEPLPLMDLCRRTIRQKIGRTNLEEHIQQLQLPLSMKTYLLYKNRR; encoded by the exons ATGGGTCAAAAAATTAGTGGCGGAGTCAAAACAGTTAGTCGCAATGATTCACAGTCTACATTTAAACCAATAATACCAAGAGAGTTGCAAGCTGATTTCGTTAAACCAGCGCGAATCGATATATTACTTGATATGCCGCCAGCATCTCGAGATCTTCAATTGAAGCATTCATGGAACTCCGAAGATCGGTCTCTTAACATTTTTGTAAAAGAGGACGACAAGTTGACATTTCATAGGCACCCAGTGGCTCAAAGTACTGACTGTATTCGCGGAAAAGTCGGACTTACAAAGGGATTGCATATTTGGGAAATTTATTGGCCAACAAGGCAAAGAGGAACCCACGCTGTTGTTGGCGTATGCACTGCAGATGCACCTTTACATTCAGTTGGCTACCAAAGTTTAGTTGGATCAACTGAACAAAGTTGGGGCTGGGACTTAGGAAGAAATAAATTATACCATGACTCAAAAAACTGCGCTGGAGTGACATATCCAGCAATTCTTAAAAACGACGAAGCTTTTTTAGTTCCAGATAAGTTCTTAGTAGCGTTAGATATGGACGAAGGAACACTAAGCTTCATTGTTGATCAGCAGTACCTCGGTATTGCGTTTAGAGGACTGCGAGGGAAAAAACTATATCCAATTGTTTCGGCGGTCTGGGGACACTGTGAAATAACAATGCGTTACATTGGTGGATTAGATC CCGAACCCTTGCCCCTAATGGATCTTTGCCGAAGAACAATTCGTCAAAAAATTGGTCGCACAAACTTGGAGGAGCAcattcaacagcttcaacttCCTTtatcaatgaaaacatatttattgtataaaaacCGTAGATAA